One window of Ralstonia pickettii DTP0602 genomic DNA carries:
- the rpoB gene encoding DNA-directed RNA polymerase subunit beta (DNA-dependent RNA polymerase catalyzes the transcription of DNA into RNA using the four ribonucleoside triphosphates as substrates; beta subunit is part of the catalytic core which binds with a sigma factor to produce the holoenzyme~K03043: rpoB; DNA-directed RNA polymerase subunit beta [EC:2.7.7.6]) has protein sequence MAYSFTEKKRIRKSFAKRATVHQVPFLLATQIESYTQFLQAETPTARRKTEGLQAAFNAIFPISSHNGLARMEFVSYHLSNPPFDVKECQQRGLTFHSALRAKVRLIINDRENPGKVKEVKEQEVYMGEIPLMTSTGSFVINGTERVIVSQLHRSPGVFFEHDKGKTHSSGKLLFSARIIPYRGSWLDFEFDPKDILYFRVDRRRKMPVTILLKSIGLTPEQILAHFFVFDNFTLQSEGAQLEFVPERLRGEVARFDIADKNGRVVVEKDKRINAKHIRDLDSAGTKLISVPEDYLLGRVLAKNIIDPDTGEVIANANDELTETLLENLREAGVKQIQTLYTNDLDQGPYMSQTLRVDETADQTAARIAIYRMMRPGEPPTEEAVEALFQRLFYSEESYDLSRVGRMKVNSRLGRPSGEGAMVLQDEDILETIKILVNLRNGKGEVDDIDHLGNRRVRCVGELAENQFRAGLSRVERAVKERLGQAETENLMPHDLINSKPISSAIREFFGSSQLSQFMDQTNPLSEITHKRRVSALGPGGLTRERAGFEVRDVHPTHYGRVCPIETPEGPNIGLINSLALYARLNEYGFLETPYRKVENSKLTDQVDYLSAIEEGKYVVAQANATVDAEGILTDELVSAREGSERETRMVTPDRVQYIDVAPSQIVSAAASLVPFLEHDDANRALMGANMQRQAVPCLRPDKPLVGTGIERTVAVDSGTAVQAMRGGVVDYVDAMRIVIRVNDDEAVAGEVGVDIYNLIKYTRSNQNTNINQRPMVKVGDIVARNDVIADGASTDLGELALGQNMLVAFMPWNGYNFEDSILISERVVAEDRYTSIHIEELSVVARDTKLGPEEITRDISNLAEAQLARLDESGITYIGAEVEAGDVLVGKVTPKGETQLTPEEKLLRAIFGEKASDVKDTSLRVPSGMSGIVIDVQVFTREGVTRDKRAQSIIDDELKRYRLDLNDQLRIVEGDAFQRLERLLLDKTVNGGPKKLAKGAKLTKEYLADIDKYHWFDIRPADEDVAAQLEAVKEAIEQKRHEFDLAFEEKRKKLTQGDELPPGVIKMVKVYLAVKRRLQPGDKMAGRHGNKGVVSKITPIEDMPYMADGTPADIVLNPLGVPSRMNVGQILETHLGWAARGLGERIGNMLKAQAKAAEVRNLLTQIYNESGKVEDLDSLSDSEVLELAENLKKGVPFATPVFDGAHEDEIRRMLDLAYPEEIAKEKGLTASKQQVTLHDGRTGEAFERPVTLGVMHMLKLHHLVDDKMHARSTGPYSLVTQQPLGGKAQFGGQRFGEMEVWALEAYGASYVLQEMLTVKSDDVNGRTKVYENIVKGEHSIDAGMPESFNVLVKEIRSLGIDIDLDRY, from the coding sequence ATGGCGTACAGCTTCACCGAAAAGAAGCGCATTCGCAAAAGTTTTGCGAAGCGTGCGACGGTACATCAGGTTCCATTCCTGCTTGCCACCCAGATTGAATCCTACACCCAGTTCTTGCAAGCGGAAACGCCGACCGCGCGTCGCAAGACTGAAGGCCTCCAGGCCGCTTTCAACGCAATTTTCCCGATCTCCTCGCATAACGGGCTCGCCCGTATGGAGTTCGTCTCCTATCACCTGTCCAACCCGCCGTTCGACGTCAAGGAGTGTCAACAGCGTGGCCTGACCTTCCACTCGGCCCTGCGCGCCAAGGTTCGCCTGATCATCAACGATCGCGAGAATCCTGGCAAGGTCAAGGAAGTGAAGGAACAGGAAGTCTACATGGGCGAAATCCCACTGATGACTTCCACCGGTTCGTTCGTGATTAACGGCACCGAGCGTGTCATCGTCTCGCAGCTGCACCGCTCGCCGGGCGTGTTCTTCGAGCACGACAAGGGCAAGACCCACAGCTCGGGCAAGCTGCTGTTCTCGGCACGTATCATCCCCTACCGCGGTTCGTGGCTGGACTTCGAATTCGACCCGAAGGACATCCTGTACTTCCGCGTCGACCGCCGCCGCAAGATGCCGGTGACGATCCTGCTGAAGTCGATCGGCCTGACCCCGGAACAGATCCTCGCGCACTTCTTCGTGTTCGACAACTTCACGCTGCAGTCGGAAGGCGCGCAGCTGGAGTTCGTGCCCGAGCGCCTGCGCGGTGAAGTCGCACGCTTCGACATCGCCGACAAGAACGGTCGCGTGGTGGTCGAGAAGGACAAGCGGATCAACGCCAAGCATATCCGCGACCTGGACTCGGCCGGCACCAAGCTGATCAGCGTGCCGGAAGACTACCTGCTGGGCCGCGTGCTGGCCAAGAACATCATCGACCCGGATACCGGCGAGGTGATTGCCAACGCCAACGACGAGCTGACTGAAACGCTGCTGGAAAACCTGCGCGAAGCCGGCGTCAAGCAGATCCAGACCCTGTACACCAACGACCTGGATCAGGGCCCGTACATGTCGCAGACCCTGCGCGTGGACGAGACCGCCGACCAGACCGCTGCGCGTATCGCGATCTACCGCATGATGCGCCCGGGCGAGCCGCCGACCGAAGAAGCGGTGGAAGCGCTGTTCCAGCGCCTGTTCTACAGCGAAGAGTCGTACGACCTGTCGCGCGTTGGCCGCATGAAGGTCAACAGCCGCCTGGGCCGCCCCAGCGGCGAAGGCGCCATGGTGCTGCAGGACGAGGACATCCTCGAGACCATCAAGATCCTGGTCAACCTGCGCAACGGCAAGGGTGAGGTCGATGACATCGATCACCTGGGCAACCGTCGCGTGCGTTGCGTCGGCGAACTGGCCGAAAACCAGTTCCGCGCCGGCCTGTCGCGCGTGGAGCGTGCTGTCAAGGAACGTCTGGGCCAGGCCGAGACCGAGAACCTGATGCCGCACGACCTGATCAACTCGAAGCCGATCTCGTCGGCGATCCGCGAGTTCTTCGGTTCGTCGCAGCTGTCGCAGTTCATGGACCAGACCAACCCGCTGTCCGAGATCACGCACAAGCGCCGTGTCTCCGCACTGGGCCCGGGCGGTCTGACGCGCGAGCGCGCCGGCTTTGAAGTCCGCGACGTGCACCCGACCCACTATGGCCGCGTGTGCCCGATCGAAACGCCGGAAGGTCCGAACATTGGTCTGATCAACTCGCTGGCACTGTACGCGCGCCTGAACGAGTACGGCTTCCTGGAAACCCCGTACCGCAAGGTCGAGAACAGCAAGCTGACCGACCAGGTCGACTACCTGTCCGCTATCGAGGAAGGCAAGTACGTGGTGGCGCAGGCCAATGCAACCGTCGACGCCGAAGGCATCCTCACCGACGAACTGGTGTCGGCGCGTGAAGGCTCCGAGCGTGAAACCCGTATGGTCACGCCGGACCGCGTGCAGTACATCGACGTGGCGCCGTCGCAGATCGTGTCGGCCGCTGCCTCGCTGGTGCCGTTCCTGGAACACGATGACGCGAACCGTGCACTGATGGGCGCGAACATGCAGCGTCAGGCTGTGCCTTGCCTGCGTCCGGACAAGCCGCTGGTCGGTACCGGCATCGAGCGCACCGTTGCGGTCGACTCGGGTACGGCCGTGCAGGCGATGCGTGGCGGTGTGGTCGACTATGTCGACGCGATGCGTATCGTGATCCGCGTGAACGACGACGAAGCCGTGGCCGGTGAAGTCGGCGTGGACATCTACAACCTGATCAAGTACACGCGCTCGAACCAGAACACCAACATCAACCAGCGTCCGATGGTCAAGGTTGGCGATATCGTTGCCCGCAACGATGTGATCGCCGACGGCGCCTCGACCGACCTGGGTGAACTGGCACTGGGCCAGAACATGCTGGTGGCGTTCATGCCGTGGAACGGCTACAACTTCGAGGATTCGATCCTGATCTCGGAGCGTGTGGTGGCCGAAGACCGCTATACCTCGATCCACATCGAGGAACTGTCGGTCGTTGCCCGCGACACCAAGCTGGGACCGGAAGAAATCACGCGGGATATCTCGAACCTGGCCGAAGCCCAGCTGGCTCGCCTGGACGAGTCGGGCATCACCTACATCGGCGCTGAAGTTGAAGCCGGCGACGTGCTGGTGGGCAAGGTCACGCCGAAGGGCGAGACCCAGCTGACCCCGGAAGAGAAGCTGCTGCGCGCGATCTTCGGCGAGAAGGCATCGGACGTGAAGGACACCTCGCTGCGTGTGCCCTCGGGCATGAGCGGCATCGTGATCGACGTCCAGGTCTTCACCCGCGAAGGCGTGACCCGCGACAAGCGTGCCCAGTCGATCATCGACGACGAACTGAAGCGCTACCGCCTGGACCTGAACGACCAGCTGCGTATCGTGGAAGGCGACGCGTTCCAGCGTCTGGAGCGCCTGTTGCTCGACAAGACCGTCAACGGCGGTCCGAAGAAGCTGGCCAAGGGCGCCAAGCTGACCAAGGAGTACCTGGCCGATATCGACAAGTACCACTGGTTCGACATCCGCCCGGCCGACGAGGACGTGGCTGCCCAGCTGGAAGCCGTCAAGGAAGCCATCGAGCAGAAGCGTCACGAGTTCGACCTGGCCTTCGAAGAGAAGCGCAAGAAGCTCACGCAGGGCGACGAACTGCCGCCGGGCGTGATCAAGATGGTCAAGGTGTACCTGGCCGTCAAGCGCCGCCTGCAGCCTGGCGACAAGATGGCAGGCCGTCACGGTAACAAGGGTGTCGTGTCCAAGATCACCCCGATCGAAGACATGCCCTACATGGCCGACGGCACGCCTGCCGACATCGTGCTGAATCCGCTGGGCGTGCCTTCGCGGATGAACGTGGGTCAGATTCTCGAGACGCACCTGGGCTGGGCCGCGCGCGGTCTGGGCGAGCGCATCGGCAACATGCTGAAGGCGCAAGCCAAGGCAGCCGAAGTTCGCAACCTGCTCACGCAGATCTACAACGAGAGTGGCAAGGTCGAAGACCTCGACAGCCTGTCGGATTCGGAAGTCCTGGAACTGGCCGAGAACCTGAAGAAGGGCGTGCCGTTCGCGACGCCGGTGTTCGATGGTGCGCATGAGGACGAAATCCGCCGCATGCTGGACCTCGCCTATCCGGAAGAGATTGCGAAGGAGAAGGGCCTGACTGCTTCCAAGCAGCAGGTCACGCTGCACGACGGCCGCACCGGCGAAGCGTTCGAGCGTCCGGTCACGCTGGGTGTGATGCACATGCTGAAGCTGCACCACCTGGTCGACGACAAGATGCACGCACGTTCCACCGGCCCGTACTCGCTGGTGACGCAGCAGCCGCTGGGTGGTAAAGCCCAGTTCGGTGGCCAGCGTTTCGGTGAGATGGAAGTGTGGGCACTGGAAGCCTACGGCGCATCGTATGTGCTGCAGGAAATGCTGACGGTCAAGTCCGATGACGTGAACGGCCGTACCAAGGTGTACGAGAACATCGTCAAGGGCGAGCACTCGATCGACGCCGGCATGCCGGAATCGTTCAACGTGCTGGTGAAGGAAATCCGCTCGCTGGGTATCGACATCGATCTCGATCGCTACTGA
- a CDS encoding 50S ribosomal protein L10 (K02864: RP-L10, MRPL10, rplJ; large subunit ribosomal protein L10) — protein MPLNIEDKKAVVAEVSAQVAKAQTIVVAEYRGIAVGDLTKLRAAARQQGVYLRVLKNTLARRAVEGTPFAGLAEQMTGPLIYGISEDAVSSAKVLNDFAKTNDKLVLRAGSYDGKVLDAAAVKALASIPSRDELIAQLLGVMQAPVSGFARLLAALAAKNAEGAPAEAEAAGA, from the coding sequence GTGCCACTCAATATTGAAGATAAGAAGGCCGTCGTTGCTGAGGTCTCGGCGCAAGTCGCCAAGGCCCAGACCATCGTCGTGGCCGAATATCGCGGCATTGCGGTTGGCGATCTGACCAAGCTGCGTGCTGCCGCTCGCCAGCAAGGCGTGTACCTGCGTGTTCTGAAGAACACGCTGGCCCGCCGTGCCGTCGAAGGTACGCCGTTTGCAGGCCTCGCAGAGCAGATGACCGGTCCGCTGATCTACGGTATTTCCGAAGATGCAGTGTCGTCGGCCAAGGTTCTGAACGACTTCGCCAAGACCAACGACAAGCTGGTCCTGCGCGCTGGGTCGTATGACGGCAAGGTTCTCGACGCTGCCGCCGTGAAGGCGCTGGCCTCGATCCCGAGCCGCGACGAACTGATTGCTCAGCTGCTGGGCGTGATGCAGGCACCGGTGTCGGGCTTCGCCCGTCTGCTGGCTGCACTGGCTGCCAAGAACGCAGAAGGCGCTCCCGCGGAAGCGGAAGCCGCCGGCGCCTAA
- a CDS encoding 50S ribosomal protein L1 (K02863: RP-L1, MRPL1, rplA; large subunit ribosomal protein L1), translated as MAKVSKRVAANKAKIERTKFYPIDEALGLVKGCASAKFDESIDVAVQLGIDAKKSDQVVRGSVVLPAGTGKSVRVAVFAQGEKAEAAKAAGADIVGMEDLAEQVKAGNLNFDVVIASPDTMRIVGTLGQILGPRGLMPNPKVGTVTPDVAQAVKNAKAGQVQFRVDKAGIIHATIGRRSFEDTALKSNLAALLDALVKAKPATSKGVYLRKVAVSSTMGVGVRVDQGTLAA; from the coding sequence ATGGCTAAGGTTTCCAAGCGCGTCGCCGCCAACAAGGCGAAGATCGAGCGTACCAAGTTCTACCCGATCGACGAGGCCCTGGGCCTGGTGAAGGGCTGCGCCTCGGCGAAGTTCGACGAATCGATCGATGTGGCCGTGCAACTGGGCATCGACGCCAAGAAGTCGGACCAGGTGGTTCGTGGCTCCGTGGTGCTGCCCGCCGGTACCGGCAAGTCGGTGCGCGTGGCTGTGTTCGCCCAGGGTGAGAAGGCCGAAGCCGCCAAGGCCGCCGGTGCTGACATCGTCGGCATGGAAGACCTGGCTGAGCAAGTCAAGGCCGGCAACCTGAACTTCGACGTCGTGATCGCTTCGCCGGACACGATGCGTATCGTCGGTACGCTGGGCCAGATCCTGGGCCCGCGCGGCCTGATGCCGAACCCGAAGGTTGGCACCGTGACCCCCGACGTGGCCCAGGCCGTGAAGAACGCCAAGGCCGGTCAGGTCCAGTTCCGTGTCGACAAGGCCGGCATCATCCACGCCACCATCGGCCGTCGTTCGTTCGAAGACACCGCGCTGAAGAGCAACCTGGCGGCGCTGCTGGACGCGCTGGTCAAGGCCAAGCCGGCTACCAGCAAGGGCGTGTACCTGCGCAAGGTTGCCGTCTCGTCGACCATGGGCGTTGGCGTGCGTGTCGACCAGGGTACGCTGGCTGCCTGA
- a CDS encoding DNA-directed RNA polymerase subunit beta' (DNA-dependent RNA polymerase catalyzes the transcription of DNA into RNA using the four ribonucleoside triphosphates as substrates. Subunit beta' binds to sigma factor allowing it to bind to the -10 region of the promoter~K03046: rpoC; DNA-directed RNA polymerase subunit beta' [EC:2.7.7.6]): MKALLDLFKQVQQEEQFDAIKIGLASPEKIRSWSYGEVKKPETINYRTFKPERDGLFCAKIFGPIKDYECLCGKYKRLKHRGVICEKCGVEVTLAKVRRERMGHIELAAPTAHIWFLKSLPSRLGMVLDMTLRDIERVLYFEAFVVLEPGMTPLKKSQIMSEDDYLAKCDEYGEGEFVAMMGAEGIRELLRGIDIEKQIEQIRAELQATGSEAKIKKFAKRLKVLEAFQRSGIKPEWMILEVLPVLPPELRPLVPLDGGRFATSDLNDLYRRVINRNNRLKRLLELKAPEIIVRNEKRMLQEAVDSLLDNGRRGKAMTGANKRPLKSLAEMIKGKGGRFRQNLLGKRVDYSGRSVIVVGPTLKLHQCGLPKLMALELFKPFIFHKLETMGIATTIKAAKKEVESQTPVVWDILEEVIREHPVMLNRAPTLHRLGIQAFEPVLIEGKAIQLHPLVCAAFNADFDGDQMAVHVPLSLEAQMEARTLMLASNNVLFPANGDPSIVPSQDVVLGLYYTTRDKINGRGEGMTFADISEVIRAYENKEVELASRVNVRITEYELVDKDAEGDARFAPKITLQATTVGRAILSEILPKGLPFSVLNKPLKKKEISRLINTAFRKCGLRETVIFADKLLQSGFRLATRAGISIAIDDMLVPPQKEKIIAEASAKVKEYDKQYMSGLVTDQERYNNVVDIWGAAGDQVGKAMMEQLQHEDVVDREGKTVKQESFNSIYMMADSGARGSAAQIRQLAGMRGLMAKPDGSIIETPITANFREGLNVLQYFISTHGARKGLADTALKTANSGYLTRRLVDVTQDLVVVEDDCGTSNGVAMKALVEGGEVIEALRDRILGRVTVADVVNPETQETAIETGTLLDEDLVELIDAIGVDEVKVRTPLSCDTRYGLCGKCYGRDLGRGVLVNSGEAVGVIAAQSIGEPGTQLTMRTFHIGGAASRAAVASSVEAKATGTVRFTATMRYVTNAKGELIVISRSGEALITDDHGRERERHKIPYGATLLVQDGQAIKAGTQLATWDALTRPIVSEYTGTTKFENVEEGVTVAKQMDEVTGLSTLVVIDAKRRTAATKGIRPQVKLLDASGQEVKIPGTDHSVTIGFQVGALITVKDGQQVHVGEVLARIPTESQKTRDITGGLPRVAELFEARSPKDAAVLAEVTGTTSFGKDTKGKQRLVITDLDGNAHEFLIAKEKQVLVHDGQVVNKGEMIVEGPADPHDILRLKGIEELAHYIVDEVQDVYRLQGVKINDKHIEVIVRQMLRRVQIADVGDTKFIPGEQVERSELLDENDRVIAEGKRPATYENLLLGITKASLSTDSFISAASFQETTRVLTEAAIMGKTDDLRGLKENVIVGRLIPAGTGLAYHRARKAREASERERAQAIAEEEQSLFIEPAPVVQATTEGEGDNV; the protein is encoded by the coding sequence ATGAAAGCATTGCTCGATCTCTTTAAGCAGGTTCAGCAGGAAGAGCAGTTCGACGCGATCAAGATCGGCCTGGCCTCGCCCGAGAAGATCCGTTCGTGGTCGTACGGCGAAGTGAAGAAGCCGGAAACGATCAACTACCGTACCTTCAAGCCGGAGCGCGACGGCCTGTTCTGCGCCAAGATCTTTGGCCCGATCAAGGACTACGAGTGCCTGTGCGGCAAGTACAAGCGCCTGAAGCACCGTGGCGTGATCTGCGAGAAGTGCGGCGTTGAAGTGACGCTGGCCAAGGTGCGCCGCGAGCGCATGGGCCACATCGAACTGGCCGCGCCGACCGCGCACATCTGGTTCCTGAAGTCGCTGCCGTCGCGTCTGGGCATGGTGCTCGACATGACGCTGCGCGACATCGAGCGCGTGCTGTACTTTGAAGCATTCGTGGTGCTCGAACCCGGCATGACCCCGCTCAAGAAGAGCCAGATCATGTCGGAGGACGACTACCTGGCGAAGTGCGACGAGTACGGCGAGGGCGAGTTCGTCGCCATGATGGGTGCCGAGGGCATCCGTGAACTGCTGCGCGGCATCGACATCGAGAAGCAGATCGAACAGATCCGCGCCGAGCTGCAGGCCACCGGTTCCGAAGCCAAGATCAAGAAGTTTGCCAAGCGCCTGAAGGTGCTCGAGGCCTTCCAGCGTTCGGGCATCAAGCCCGAGTGGATGATCCTCGAAGTGCTGCCGGTGCTGCCGCCCGAGCTGCGTCCGCTGGTGCCCCTGGACGGCGGCCGCTTTGCGACCTCGGACCTGAACGACCTGTATCGCCGCGTCATCAACCGTAACAACCGCCTGAAGCGTCTGCTGGAACTGAAGGCGCCTGAAATCATCGTGCGCAACGAAAAGCGCATGCTGCAGGAAGCAGTTGACTCGCTGCTGGACAACGGCCGTCGCGGCAAGGCGATGACCGGCGCCAACAAGCGTCCGCTGAAGTCCCTGGCCGAAATGATCAAGGGCAAGGGCGGCCGTTTCCGTCAGAACCTGCTGGGCAAGCGCGTCGACTACTCGGGCCGTTCGGTCATCGTGGTGGGCCCGACGCTGAAGCTGCACCAGTGCGGCCTGCCCAAGCTGATGGCGCTCGAGCTGTTCAAGCCCTTCATTTTCCACAAGCTGGAAACGATGGGCATCGCCACCACCATCAAGGCGGCGAAGAAGGAAGTCGAAAGCCAGACGCCGGTGGTGTGGGACATCCTCGAAGAGGTGATCCGCGAGCACCCGGTGATGCTGAACCGTGCGCCGACGCTGCACCGCCTGGGTATCCAGGCGTTCGAGCCGGTGCTGATCGAAGGCAAGGCCATCCAGCTGCACCCGCTGGTCTGCGCGGCGTTCAACGCCGACTTCGACGGTGACCAGATGGCTGTCCACGTCCCGCTGTCGCTGGAAGCGCAGATGGAAGCCCGCACGCTGATGCTGGCCTCCAACAACGTGCTGTTCCCGGCCAACGGCGACCCGTCGATCGTCCCGTCGCAAGACGTGGTGCTGGGTCTGTACTACACGACCCGCGACAAGATCAACGGCCGCGGCGAGGGCATGACCTTCGCCGACATCAGCGAAGTGATCCGCGCCTACGAGAACAAGGAAGTCGAGCTGGCTTCCCGCGTGAACGTGCGTATCACCGAGTATGAGCTGGTCGACAAGGACGCCGAGGGCGACGCCCGTTTCGCACCCAAGATCACGCTGCAGGCCACCACGGTCGGCCGCGCGATCCTGTCCGAGATTCTGCCGAAGGGGCTGCCGTTCTCGGTGCTGAACAAGCCGCTCAAGAAGAAGGAAATCTCGCGCCTGATCAACACCGCGTTCCGCAAGTGCGGCCTGCGCGAGACCGTGATCTTCGCCGACAAGCTGCTGCAGTCGGGCTTCCGCCTGGCAACCCGCGCCGGTATCTCGATCGCCATCGACGACATGCTGGTGCCGCCGCAGAAGGAAAAGATCATCGCCGAGGCCTCGGCCAAGGTGAAGGAATACGACAAGCAGTACATGTCGGGCCTGGTGACCGACCAGGAGCGCTACAACAACGTCGTGGACATCTGGGGCGCCGCCGGCGACCAGGTGGGCAAGGCGATGATGGAGCAGCTCCAGCACGAAGACGTGGTCGACCGCGAAGGCAAGACCGTGAAGCAAGAGTCGTTCAACTCCATCTACATGATGGCCGACTCGGGCGCACGGGGCTCGGCAGCGCAGATCCGCCAGCTGGCGGGGATGCGTGGCCTGATGGCCAAGCCGGACGGCTCGATCATTGAAACGCCGATTACGGCGAACTTCCGTGAAGGCCTGAACGTTCTGCAGTACTTCATCTCGACCCACGGCGCCCGTAAGGGCCTGGCCGATACGGCACTGAAGACCGCGAACTCGGGTTACCTGACTCGTCGTCTGGTCGACGTGACGCAGGATCTGGTCGTGGTGGAAGACGATTGCGGCACCTCCAACGGCGTGGCCATGAAGGCCCTGGTCGAAGGCGGTGAAGTGATCGAAGCCCTGCGCGACCGTATCCTCGGCCGTGTGACCGTGGCCGATGTGGTGAACCCGGAAACCCAGGAAACCGCGATCGAAACTGGCACGCTGCTGGACGAAGACCTGGTCGAGCTGATCGACGCGATCGGCGTGGACGAAGTCAAGGTCCGCACCCCGCTGTCGTGCGACACACGCTACGGCCTGTGCGGCAAGTGCTATGGCCGCGACCTGGGCCGCGGCGTACTGGTGAACTCCGGCGAAGCGGTTGGCGTGATTGCCGCCCAGTCGATTGGTGAGCCGGGCACGCAGCTGACCATGCGTACGTTCCACATCGGTGGTGCGGCATCGCGTGCGGCAGTGGCATCGAGCGTGGAAGCCAAGGCAACCGGTACCGTGCGTTTCACGGCGACTATGCGTTACGTCACCAATGCGAAGGGCGAACTGATCGTCATCTCGCGTTCGGGCGAGGCGCTGATCACCGACGACCACGGCCGCGAGCGCGAACGCCACAAGATCCCGTACGGCGCCACGCTGCTGGTGCAGGACGGCCAGGCCATCAAGGCTGGCACGCAGCTGGCCACGTGGGACGCGCTGACTCGCCCGATCGTTTCGGAATACACCGGTACGACCAAGTTCGAAAACGTCGAAGAAGGCGTGACCGTCGCCAAGCAGATGGACGAAGTGACGGGCCTGTCGACCCTGGTGGTGATCGACGCCAAGCGCCGCACGGCTGCAACCAAGGGCATCCGCCCGCAGGTGAAGCTGCTCGACGCCAGCGGCCAGGAAGTGAAGATCCCGGGCACGGACCACTCCGTGACCATCGGCTTCCAGGTCGGCGCGCTGATTACCGTGAAGGACGGCCAGCAGGTGCACGTGGGTGAAGTGCTCGCGCGTATCCCGACCGAATCGCAGAAGACCCGCGACATTACCGGTGGTCTGCCGCGTGTGGCCGAGCTGTTCGAAGCGCGTTCGCCGAAGGACGCCGCCGTGCTGGCGGAAGTCACCGGCACGACCTCGTTCGGCAAGGACACCAAGGGCAAGCAGCGCCTGGTCATTACCGACCTGGACGGCAATGCCCACGAGTTCCTGATCGCGAAGGAAAAGCAGGTGCTGGTGCACGACGGCCAAGTGGTGAACAAGGGCGAAATGATCGTGGAAGGTCCGGCGGATCCGCACGACATCCTGCGCCTGAAGGGCATCGAAGAGCTGGCGCACTACATCGTGGACGAAGTCCAGGACGTGTACCGTCTGCAGGGCGTGAAGATCAACGACAAGCACATCGAAGTGATTGTTCGTCAGATGCTGCGCCGCGTGCAGATCGCCGATGTCGGCGACACCAAGTTCATTCCGGGTGAACAGGTGGAGCGTTCGGAACTGCTCGACGAGAACGACCGCGTGATCGCCGAAGGCAAGCGTCCGGCTACCTACGAGAACCTGCTGCTGGGTATTACCAAGGCGTCGCTGTCGACCGACAGCTTCATCTCGGCGGCATCGTTCCAGGAAACCACGCGCGTGCTGACCGAAGCCGCGATCATGGGCAAGACCGACGACCTGCGTGGTCTGAAGGAAAACGTGATCGTCGGCCGCCTGATCCCGGCCGGTACCGGCCTGGCCTACCATCGTGCCCGCAAGGCGCGCGAGGCCTCCGAGCGCGAACGCGCCCAGGCGATCGCCGAAGAAGAGCAGTCGCTCTTCATCGAGCCGGCGCCGGTGGTGCAGGCGACGACCGAAGGCGAAGGCGACAACGTCTGA
- the rplL gene encoding 50S ribosomal protein L7/L12 (present in two forms; L12 is normal, while L7 is aminoacylated at the N-terminal serine; the only multicopy ribosomal protein; 4:1 ratio of L7/L12 per ribosome; two L12 dimers bind L10; critically important for translation efficiency and fidelity; stimulates GTPase activity of translation factors~K02935: RP-L7, MRPL12, rplL; large subunit ribosomal protein L7/L12), whose translation MAITKDDILEAVGAMSVMELNDLVKAFEEKFGVSAAAMAVAAAPGAAAAAAEEQTEFNVILAEVGANKVGVIKAVREITGLGLKEAKDLVDGAPKPVKEGVDKAAAAEAKKKLEDAGAKVDVK comes from the coding sequence ATGGCAATCACCAAAGACGACATCCTGGAAGCCGTTGGCGCGATGTCCGTGATGGAACTGAACGACCTGGTCAAGGCGTTCGAAGAGAAGTTTGGCGTGTCCGCCGCTGCCATGGCCGTGGCTGCTGCCCCGGGCGCTGCCGCTGCTGCTGCCGAAGAACAGACCGAATTCAACGTGATCCTGGCCGAAGTCGGCGCCAACAAGGTTGGCGTGATTAAGGCTGTTCGCGAAATCACCGGTCTGGGCCTGAAGGAAGCCAAGGATCTGGTCGATGGCGCACCGAAGCCCGTCAAGGAAGGCGTGGACAAGGCCGCTGCTGCCGAAGCCAAGAAGAAGCTGGAAGACGCCGGCGCAAAGGTCGACGTCAAGTAA